In Desulfosalsimonas propionicica, the following are encoded in one genomic region:
- a CDS encoding ACP S-malonyltransferase translates to MNPPYDRIEIIALGAESREDLQKQVKDAAKQASGTAAIKQLGETSRRAFSENAPLRLLIADTVPGQIREKLQIAENWLNAPEKEANPVPPEIFYGNRASEGKLAFLFPGQGSQYVNMGRSLVTHFAEAGPIMKMAETVFDRNPSLRAHLYPPETQEKDEERSRQEALRSTDVAQPAIGLVSRICLSVLARHGVLPAAAAGHSFGELTALCAAKSLDENDFLTLAAARGRFMALAGKNSGESGQMMAVRAGAKQIEELIRTHRADVVLANRNSPKQQVLSGPRQAIEQMQEICRKNRIMAKPLPVSAAFHSRLVMDAAAPFQELIANTKFHRQQIPVYANTTALPYPDDPDAVRQLLGGHLLKPVDFINTVENMYADEIRTFVEVGPGAVLSGLVRQILGTRPHAAFSVDASAGRQPAVLDMAQSLCRIAALGYPAQLHRWPSASPDQALLSVC, encoded by the coding sequence ATGAATCCCCCATATGATCGCATTGAAATCATCGCCCTGGGCGCGGAAAGCCGTGAGGATCTTCAAAAACAGGTCAAAGACGCCGCAAAACAGGCCTCCGGCACCGCAGCCATAAAACAGCTCGGGGAAACATCCCGCAGGGCTTTTTCGGAAAACGCCCCCCTGCGCCTGCTGATTGCCGACACAGTACCCGGTCAGATCCGGGAAAAACTGCAAATCGCGGAAAACTGGCTCAATGCACCGGAAAAAGAAGCAAATCCGGTCCCGCCGGAAATATTTTACGGAAACCGCGCATCTGAAGGTAAGCTCGCATTTCTGTTTCCCGGCCAGGGAAGCCAGTATGTCAACATGGGCCGGTCCCTGGTTACCCATTTCGCCGAAGCCGGGCCGATCATGAAAATGGCGGAAACCGTGTTTGACAGAAATCCGTCCCTGCGCGCTCATCTGTATCCCCCGGAAACACAGGAAAAGGATGAAGAGCGCAGCCGGCAGGAAGCGCTGCGCAGCACCGACGTGGCCCAACCGGCCATCGGTCTGGTCAGCCGGATTTGTCTTTCGGTCCTGGCCCGCCACGGCGTGCTGCCAGCGGCCGCCGCCGGCCACAGTTTCGGGGAATTAACGGCTCTGTGTGCGGCAAAAAGCCTTGATGAAAACGATTTTCTGACACTGGCCGCCGCCCGGGGTCGGTTTATGGCCCTTGCGGGCAAAAATTCCGGGGAAAGCGGACAGATGATGGCGGTCCGGGCAGGTGCAAAACAAATCGAGGAATTAATCCGCACACACCGGGCAGACGTGGTGCTGGCAAATCGCAACAGCCCCAAACAGCAGGTATTGTCCGGTCCACGCCAAGCCATTGAACAAATGCAGGAAATTTGCAGGAAAAATCGGATCATGGCCAAGCCGCTGCCGGTATCTGCGGCATTTCATTCCCGACTGGTCATGGATGCGGCCGCCCCGTTTCAGGAGCTGATTGCAAACACCAAATTTCACCGCCAGCAAATCCCGGTCTACGCCAATACCACAGCCCTGCCCTACCCGGATGATCCGGATGCGGTCAGGCAACTGCTGGGCGGGCATCTGCTCAAGCCCGTGGATTTCATCAATACCGTAGAGAACATGTATGCCGATGAAATCCGCACCTTTGTGGAGGTCGGGCCCGGGGCGGTGCTATCGGGCCTTGTCCGGCAGATCCTGGGCACGCGCCCGCATGCGGCCTTCTCCGTTGACGCCTCAGCGGGCCGTCAGCCCGCAGTGCTGGATATGGCCCAAAGTCTTTGCCGCATCGCAGCTTTGGGATACCCGGCACAACTTCACCGGTGGCCGTCCGCAAGCCCGGATCAGGCCTTGCTTTCCGTCTGCTGA
- the gspG gene encoding type II secretion system major pseudopilin GspG: MKIFSAATAPARKPSPTSGGFTLIELMVVIVILSILAVYMVPRIMGRPEQAKQLKARIDIQALETALKLYKLDNGHYPTTEQGLEALVEPPDAGPPAKGWREGGYLEKGKIAKDPWGNDYVYLSPGTHDDYDIISYGADGEPGGEGDNADIRSWEIE; encoded by the coding sequence ATGAAGATTTTTTCCGCAGCCACAGCCCCCGCCCGCAAGCCGTCCCCGACATCCGGCGGGTTTACCCTTATTGAACTCATGGTGGTCATCGTTATATTAAGTATCCTGGCTGTCTATATGGTCCCAAGAATTATGGGCCGGCCGGAGCAGGCCAAGCAGCTCAAGGCCAGAATCGATATCCAGGCCCTTGAAACCGCACTGAAGCTTTATAAACTCGATAACGGACACTATCCCACCACGGAGCAGGGCCTTGAAGCCCTGGTTGAACCCCCTGACGCCGGGCCCCCGGCCAAAGGATGGCGGGAAGGCGGATACCTTGAAAAGGGCAAAATCGCAAAGGATCCATGGGGGAATGATTATGTCTATCTCAGCCCCGGTACCCATGATGACTATGATATTATCTCCTACGGTGCTGACGGGGAGCCCGGAGGCGAGGGAGACAATGCCGATATCCGGAGCTGGGAAATTGAATAG
- a CDS encoding serine/threonine protein kinase — MYIGKYKVTGLLGTGGMGRVYKAQLPEINKTVALKRLCPRPHMIQLLGNKTIEKMFTDEARILGDLRHPHIAAILDFDRDKEGRPFFTMEYHCVNLGDMTGEHYVMEAPVRSLPPERAAGYLHQVLSGLGRLHDAGIIHRDVKPYNMLISESDQVRIIDFGLSLLRGETRGVPEQFKIGTPYYAAPEQEADPDGVDERADIYGAGVLAWRMLTGYLPPDHGEKPVPGEINPLLGRCWDDFLLCATHPKPDRRFPDCQKMTAALDRAFESWQQTLEKACRMQEVTAVSRASDADYSQPVRSIPVKVSLSAAKNRFGLDGRWRPASRRSPEFVVCDDHTVRDKTHGRLWQKAGSPWPVEWSRARQYIDSLNARAFGGVQNWRLPTVDELVLLLFPVSVLGDYCTPPVFSGDIHRLWSADRKSFVAAWFVDTSLGYAGAADFTCQCHVRAVSHCPPYG; from the coding sequence ATGTATATCGGGAAATACAAGGTCACCGGGCTGCTGGGCACCGGCGGCATGGGCCGGGTCTATAAGGCCCAATTGCCGGAAATCAATAAAACTGTTGCCTTGAAACGGCTTTGCCCCCGACCCCATATGATACAGCTGCTGGGAAACAAGACCATTGAAAAGATGTTTACGGACGAGGCCCGGATTCTGGGGGATCTGCGGCATCCCCATATTGCGGCAATCCTGGATTTTGACCGCGACAAGGAGGGACGGCCTTTTTTTACCATGGAATATCACTGCGTCAATCTCGGGGATATGACAGGCGAGCACTATGTCATGGAAGCCCCCGTCCGCAGCCTGCCGCCGGAGCGGGCGGCGGGTTACCTGCACCAGGTGCTCTCCGGGCTGGGCCGGCTCCATGACGCGGGCATCATTCACAGGGATGTCAAGCCCTATAACATGCTCATCTCTGAATCAGACCAGGTACGGATCATTGATTTCGGCCTGTCTTTGCTTCGGGGCGAAACCCGGGGTGTGCCGGAGCAGTTTAAAATCGGCACTCCGTATTACGCAGCCCCGGAGCAAGAGGCCGATCCAGACGGCGTGGATGAACGGGCCGATATCTACGGGGCAGGGGTTTTGGCCTGGCGGATGCTGACGGGTTATCTGCCCCCGGATCATGGGGAAAAGCCCGTGCCCGGTGAAATCAACCCCCTTCTTGGGCGATGCTGGGATGATTTTTTGCTTTGCGCCACCCACCCGAAACCAGACAGGCGCTTTCCGGACTGCCAAAAGATGACAGCTGCCCTGGACAGGGCTTTTGAATCCTGGCAGCAAACCCTTGAGAAGGCTTGCCGGATGCAGGAGGTGACGGCTGTGAGCCGGGCTTCTGATGCGGATTACAGCCAGCCCGTGCGCAGCATCCCTGTAAAGGTTTCTTTAAGTGCGGCAAAAAACCGCTTCGGGCTTGATGGGCGCTGGCGGCCTGCAAGCCGGCGAAGCCCGGAGTTTGTAGTGTGCGATGACCACACTGTCCGGGACAAAACCCACGGCCGGCTGTGGCAGAAGGCCGGTTCCCCATGGCCCGTGGAGTGGTCCCGGGCACGGCAATATATTGACTCGCTGAATGCCCGGGCTTTTGGCGGTGTCCAAAACTGGCGCCTTCCCACGGTGGATGAACTGGTCTTGCTGCTTTTTCCGGTATCTGTTCTCGGCGACTATTGCACACCCCCGGTTTTTTCCGGAGATATTCACCGGCTTTGGAGCGCGGACCGCAAATCCTTTGTTGCCGCCTGGTTTGTGGACACCAGCCTGGGATACGCCGGGGCTGCGGATTTTACCTGCCAGTGCCATGTGCGGGCTGTCAGCCATTGTCCGCCTTACGGATAA
- a CDS encoding pilus assembly FimT family protein: MPAKNDHAFTLIELIVVISLLGVMLFFAVPRIHESFFSSGTRKLSAWLQLQVKDLKNQAVENQTQFILFVDVDENRLWAGRHDMAEPALEAAKSKGLSLSGTNRFSEVVFAGDHRISAGTAHIRFYPRGYSDQAVIYVQTRGNKRISYEINPFLPDIKTGGSHG, encoded by the coding sequence TTGCCCGCAAAAAATGACCATGCCTTTACACTCATAGAGCTGATCGTGGTGATCAGTCTTTTGGGTGTCATGTTGTTTTTTGCCGTACCCAGGATCCATGAGTCTTTTTTTTCCTCTGGTACCAGAAAACTTTCCGCATGGCTGCAGCTTCAGGTAAAAGATTTGAAAAACCAGGCTGTTGAAAATCAAACGCAGTTTATCCTCTTTGTTGACGTAGATGAAAACCGGCTCTGGGCCGGCCGGCATGACATGGCGGAGCCGGCGCTGGAAGCCGCAAAATCCAAGGGATTATCCCTGTCCGGGACAAACCGTTTCTCTGAGGTGGTGTTTGCCGGCGACCACCGAATATCTGCCGGTACCGCGCATATCCGTTTTTATCCCCGTGGATATTCGGACCAGGCTGTCATTTATGTCCAAACCCGCGGAAACAAGCGCATTTCCTATGAAATCAATCCATTTTTGCCCGATATCAAAACCGGCGGCAGCCATGGATGA
- the gspI gene encoding type II secretion system minor pseudopilin GspI yields the protein MDDHYCGIGYGQTAGRGFTLLEVLVSLAIIATVLVSIIRLQGQTISMNETVRFYSVAPFLAQSRVAQIRMESDSFMGEDSGDFGADFPGYIWQSRVQPREINIEDNGEINFLEAGITVRHSSWGLVYEITRQISAKNEESRP from the coding sequence ATGGATGATCATTATTGCGGCATAGGATATGGCCAAACCGCCGGCCGCGGTTTCACCCTGCTGGAGGTCCTGGTTTCCCTGGCCATTATCGCCACGGTCCTTGTGAGCATTATCCGCCTTCAGGGCCAGACCATTTCCATGAATGAAACCGTGCGCTTCTATTCCGTGGCGCCGTTTCTGGCCCAGTCCCGGGTTGCGCAAATCCGGATGGAGTCTGATTCTTTTATGGGCGAAGACAGCGGGGATTTCGGCGCGGATTTTCCCGGATATATCTGGCAGAGCCGGGTCCAGCCACGGGAAATCAACATTGAAGACAATGGAGAAATCAATTTCCTGGAAGCCGGCATCACTGTCCGGCATTCTTCGTGGGGGCTTGTCTATGAAATCACCCGGCAGATTTCAGCCAAAAATGAGGAATCGCGGCCATGA
- a CDS encoding alpha/beta hydrolase, which translates to MQDSEAAILDRPEILQILFHPRKAPDTPPPAGAMDLDVGAEDGVNLGCRFYLASKDQPHLLFFHGNGEIAADYDPVGPVYNDHGLSLLAADYRGYGKSTGSPTVSAMLSDAHLVLDAVARWMKENGRTGPLWIMGRSLGSAPALELAASRPGAMAGIVIESGFAHTVSLLQHLGMDARALGIGESVVFSNAEKIAKYKGPALIVHARFDHIIPLSHGQDLYEKCPSETKALEIVENANHNDIMIRAGLDYFRVIRDFIRKADNG; encoded by the coding sequence ATGCAGGATTCAGAAGCCGCAATTCTGGACCGGCCCGAAATCTTACAAATTCTGTTCCATCCCCGCAAGGCCCCGGACACGCCGCCGCCTGCCGGGGCCATGGATCTAGACGTGGGTGCCGAAGACGGTGTGAATCTGGGGTGCCGGTTTTACCTGGCTTCCAAGGATCAGCCCCACCTGTTGTTTTTCCACGGAAACGGCGAAATCGCAGCCGACTATGACCCTGTGGGACCGGTGTACAATGATCACGGGCTAAGCCTCCTGGCGGCCGATTATCGGGGCTACGGCAAAAGCACGGGATCGCCAACCGTATCTGCCATGCTTTCAGACGCCCACCTGGTACTGGATGCCGTTGCCCGCTGGATGAAGGAAAACGGTCGGACCGGTCCTTTATGGATCATGGGAAGATCCCTGGGAAGCGCACCCGCCCTGGAACTGGCCGCATCCAGGCCCGGGGCCATGGCCGGCATTGTTATTGAAAGCGGTTTTGCCCATACCGTATCTTTGCTCCAACACCTGGGCATGGATGCACGGGCTTTGGGAATCGGAGAATCGGTTGTTTTTTCCAATGCGGAAAAAATCGCAAAATACAAGGGCCCCGCACTGATTGTTCATGCCCGGTTTGATCACATTATCCCGCTTTCCCACGGACAGGACCTGTATGAAAAATGCCCGTCTGAGACCAAGGCCCTTGAAATTGTTGAAAACGCCAATCACAACGATATCATGATCCGGGCCGGGCTGGACTATTTCCGGGTGATCCGTGATTTTATCCGTAAGGCGGACAATGGCTGA